The sequence TCCCAACAATTAgtatttattttgaataatattaCCGAACCATTTTAGAAGTGCTATTGACCGTAGCATGTCAAAAAAGCAGTAAAAGAACAAGCAGTAAAAAGCAGTAAAAGCTTGGACACGTACAAAAGTGTTCGAAATGATGTCAGGGCTAGCCGGCTAACGACCATACGGGTCAAATAACTTGGTTTGTAGAACCGCCAGCTGAAACTAACTTCGTGTTCTGCCATATAGTGGTGGTGGAAGGTGGAAGCCATTAGTCTTGCGAGTTGTTCTGTGGCTCTTCTGCTACCAATCTCTGTTTTATCTGAACTGCACTATTATGCACCACCCAGAAACATCCTAGATCAGATGTTTTTGGGTGGTGCATAGTAGTGGGATCGAACTAGATCAAACTCGCCATTTCCAGATAAGCAAACCTATGCCtttactcgcaaggctaactggagatgtTAAGTAATCAGTctcgaaaaaaaacatttgagtTTTGCACATTGATGGAGCGTACATTTTTACTGTttataaaatctgaaaataagactttttcacattttctaaGGGCCGCTACACTGCCCCCACTCGCATAACAGTCCAATTTGATTTTTCGTCACTTTTGAGTCAATCGCTTGAATAGTGTTCATTTCTTATATACTTccataaatcataataaaaattgtaattttgtgaaatgagaaaaatgagtgaaaaaaaACCAAGTCATGTGCGTCCCATATTAAAAGTACCCGCATAAACAGTCCCACTAAGAATTTACATGACAAGATTGcacaaaactaaacaattttttGATCAAACTAAATCGCTCCACGGTTATCTCTATCGAATGATGAACAACATAgcaaaatttcagaaagataCGATGGTGTtgcaatttattagatttttttgaagttttataTGGAAGATGCGATTTGGAACTTCAATGTGCTTCAATGGCTATATTATCTCAGTATGCGAAAAAACgttatgggactgatatgcgagtggGGGCAAACAGTGCCATGAAATTCATGTTTCGAAATCAGTTTTGAATCAACATACATTACAATATAGTTTATTTGCTTTAGTTTATAATACGATCAATAAAATTATACAAGATTCGATCGTGTTCCGAACAGTTGTAggcattctttctttctttggcCTAACcttcaaaaatcccttttcagGCAAAAGAAGCAGGCAAAACTTTGCCAAAAACATCAGCTACTCAGATAGCTCTGGAATTGATCAAAACAAAGGGTATTACGGGACTGTACAAAGGTACCGGTGCCACCATGTTGCGAGATGTGTCGTTTTCAGTTGTCTACTTCCCGCTATTCGCAACGCTCAACGATCTTGGCCCACGTAAAGCGGACGGCTCCGGAGAAGCAGTGTTTTGGTAAGTACTTGTTTTTTGAGTAGAATACGTCCTTCGGGAAAACATagggggggtcattctgcagaatTAAATTTGAGACcatcacgaaaagtggtcaggaagtatggtctaataactcagccatcttccaaccgattttgatgatttttgtatcAATCGATGGACAAACTCTCTAAGATTTTTcacaactattaaaaacaattgaataaaggcgctaaaatattgattattaaatttattgtattgttacaataatttctattgtaattctattggacttttttattAGGGAATCCTGCGCAAAAATGTCACTTTTCAGGCACTCTGCATTcgatagagtagagtggggcatgAGTGCGCGTGggttaagagtacgttttcgattttttgaactagtattctattatcatatatacgttcaatcaggtcaACATACTACCATTTCAATAACCTATTGCATAGTTAACTTTACGGTGCAGAACATTAattcggttggttttccaagaggccaaaaccattaactgaataaattttggagcTGTGGGGTAAAATTACGCAGTAACCGCTGGGGCAAGAGTAAGCATGCGAACCTCTAAGTTCTGTTGTCAGACGCGTATCtttggccgaaataagactacttccaaagcgtaaagggacagaaatcgaaaattatcacaatTTCTCCTTTAAAAGATAAATAATTTGGttttagaaaggacttagcgaacaaagcactaaagcgaaataataaaattgtgtTTGGTATTGTTTTACACCTAAACAAAGTCCGAAAagacaatttcatctaaatgataatcatttaatcaaaagaaacatccataaattacgcaacgctgagctgggaggggttgcgagctGTATGACGATTCATAGAATTTTAAGAGGATTCACacaaaaagtgtaagatagcggggaggggtgatgaaatggtcaaattttccgttacgTAAATAGTGatctttctttaaaaaatattccTTTATTGTTCAAGCCATGCGAAACCTACTATATTTTTACCTTTgcagttttttttgtatataattaaaaaactcaaaggtgcagcccaatcgggttgtacgcaaaggtgacgttgaactacgtgacagtactggtagttttcgtgattgtctgagtgagcattacaaacCATGGTGATGtcattcgataattgtatctcgattcgaagcattggtaaatgctacttttgaacttattttccttattctaatagattactaagttgaaaagcaggccaagttccagttggaatgttgtgctatggaagaagaagcttgcgatgcactacgagtttgactgattcaccaaaaccgattgctaaactgttagcaagtgttcagtagtaaataatcatacataaatattgtaacacactggagtcagcttttacgcggaggatatgggccgcgtaaattaaaacaacgtaaaaaaccgcataaattccaaaatatgtctaAATGAATCACGTTAATCCCGAAAttctagtgaaaaaaaattgcataaaaagcgattcgtgtaaaaataaaacgcgtaaaaacgacttcagtgtacatcgggaatgaagcgttgactcttccttgatcggatggtccaagaaaattgaaaatccatcgagaaatggctgagatattaacgatcaaagtctatcatatttccgtgacgtttttcgattttttgcaatcgtaaagtgtaccccaatattgaaaagacagacgtagttctacgtcaaaacagtgttttttcgtgtaaaagttcatatttctaggaacccctccccctttcagagttacgtaatctttaaacattctataatatactttcaataaacatcaattaaatgttattcgcgaagtcgaagcaaattctgctcttccctcctatgagcaatcccattgctatctgtcagagtttgagtgaaacatggccgccatctcctcctctctgttgctctactgtaaaacccaaaaagaactgtcattgtttgtgtgaaaaattttgcttcgacttcgcgaatttactcttattttttgttaatatatacttgaaGCACATGACTGGAAAATTGcttactcttaccccacccgatgcgcactcataccaaaagatattttagttaccagataaagattgtcgctgtcatcgctgtccggaacatcttttgctggcgaggataggggagctaaattgcaaagaaggaaaatccatacgatttgacagcttagtacccaacatgttccggacagcagaacaaagggaactgaagcgacaatctttatctaataactaaaacatcttttctcataccccaccggtggggtaagagtgcgttttgcACATGTCTttcaataagggttctacttaAACGAACTACAATACTTTTGCCACTGGATAtacgaatcgtcgacattgatacgatatgcagaagcttgcttcataagggctacatgatcgattgaaaactaagtgcgtactcttgccccgcTCTACTCTATACCATCCTAtaccgttgtttcctattgataatTGGCCACATTGGACTATGGGAACAGAAGTACAATAATATAATTTGAACATAAGCCCTTAGCATGCATTATCATCTATATTGGTAGGTTTACAATGCTATACTGTATGTTTCAAAAGGGTTAATTCGGTTGTCAACATTGAGATGCTGgaataattatattttctctTACAGGTGTTCCTTCTTGAGTGGTTGTGCAGCTGGTTCATTAGCGGCTTTGGCAGTGAATCCGTTTGATGTCATCAAAACTCGACTTCAGGCACTTAAAAAGGCAGAAGGTGAAATGCAATTCAACGGTGTAGCTGACTGCATCAAGTAATAACACTGAACAATATTCAAGCTTATTGAGCTGTTAACTGTACTCTTCTGTTCGTTTCagaaaaacttttgtcagtgAAGGACCTAAAGCATTTTTCAAAGGTGGACTTTGCCGTATGATTGTCATAGCTCCGTTGTTTGGTATAGCACAGATGGTATACTTCTTAGGAGTAGCTGAATCAATTCTTGGTATTAAGCAAACAAAAGTTTAAATGTCAATTCTTGTTATAGTCCGTGCCGAATACATGcttaaaaagaagaaaacaataTGCAGAAAAATCAATTAGATAGTACTATCCAGGAAACGGAACTAATGACTTTGCCAATAATTTAATAGATGAATAATATTCCTAAACCAGCATTTCAAAGAAATGTATTGCATGTTAATGTCAATATGTGTTTCGAAACCCTAATTGCATTGCCACATAAAGTGGAAGTAGAACTACTGTTAATTGAACAACTGTAAAAGCAGAGCTAATATATAGTTTATTGGTATTTCAACGAAATTGATTACGAGGTATTAAATGGTAGAACTCGTCCATAATTGGAAAAATCACTGTGTATTATTTACCATATGTAGATGTGTGCCTGCAAACGTTATAAACGTGATCGATGCTGACAATAAAAGTGTAGCCCCAAGCTTCAATTGATCCATCGATTTTTTTGTGAACTACTGACTGCCGTTAATTTTATACCTTATTCACCTCAACCGTTCTTTTGCTCTCCGCAATGGATGGTCTGAAGCATGCGTCGCTCGAATACCCCAAGTGCTTCAATTCTTCTTTGAGGAAGTTCCATATACGAACACCGGTTTTATGAGCAGGCATTGCAAACCATCACagcattcgatcttctgagcaaagatactgggTGGGCTAttgatcttagttatctattagctcagtaaacaaagtgcaatgttcgtcaTAGAGGaacattttgacgtaaactacgtctaaggggaagactctgatacagggtgtaaaacgaaaatttctaaattgggaaccgtcacgaaattatgtaagatttGGAACGTCAATAGCGCCGTTGTCTTTCGACGGAGGGTGGCATCAGTATTTAACTattaccgtgctgtgcccttattccaatcagcgcctaattccgttcacgcaagacaaaatgataaataataaagagtttttgtctaaaaacaacagaaaaatattcttgtacttttctatggttatgtatgcatgaaatggaatgaaaaccagcgtcatttttagcgattaatagtgaaaatttaaacaaaatttgtgggtcgtcactacgagcgccattttgactgttttcattaacccacttgctaagaacgtctttcataatatttaagcatttttaagtGGAAATTTGCCCTGGATTTCAAACACAGCAGCATAACAAGACA comes from Armigeres subalbatus isolate Guangzhou_Male chromosome 2, GZ_Asu_2, whole genome shotgun sequence and encodes:
- the LOC134211710 gene encoding mitochondrial glutamate carrier 1-like isoform X3, with product MASASADTKQFPLVPKIINGGIAGIIGVSCVFPLDLVKTRLQNQQVGPNGERMYKSMFDCFKKTYKVEGYFGMYRGSAVNILLITPEKAIKLAANDFFRHNLRTKDGQLPITRQMAAGGLAGLCQIVITTPMELLKIQMQDAGRLAAQAKEAGKTLPKTSATQIALELIKTKGITGLYKGTGATMLRDVSFSVVYFPLFATLNDLGPRKADGSGEAVFWCSFLSGCAAGSLAALAVNPFDVIKTRLQALKKAEGEMQFNGVADCIKKTFVSEGPKAFFKGGLCRMIVIAPLFGIAQMVYFLGVAESILGIKQTKV
- the LOC134211710 gene encoding mitochondrial glutamate carrier 1-like isoform X2; its protein translation is MLPALWKIADMASASADTKQFPLVPKIINGGIAGIIGVSCVFPLDLVKTRLQNQQVGPNGERMYKSMFDCFKKTYKVEGYFGMYRGSAVNILLITPEKAIKLAANDFFRHNLRTKDGQLPITRQMAAGGLAGLCQIVITTPMELLKIQMQDAGRLAAQAKEAGKTLPKTSATQIALELIKTKGITGLYKGTGATMLRDVSFSVVYFPLFATLNDLGPRKADGSGEAVFWCSFLSGCAAGSLAALAVNPFDVIKTRLQALKKAEGEMQFNGVADCIKKTFVSEGPKAFFKGGLCRMIVIAPLFGIAQMVYFLGVAESILGIKQTKV